The DNA segment ATGATGTGAAACACCTGGTCTACGCTTCGAGCAGTTCGGTATATGGCGCCAACACCTCCATGCCCTTCTCTGTGCACGACAACGTGGATCATCCCGTCAGTCTCTATGCCGCCACAAAGAAAGCCAACGAGTTGATGGCGCACACCTACAGCCATCTGTATCGTATTCCCACCACCGGATTGCGCTTCTTTACCGTGTATGGCCCATGGAGCAGGCCTGATATGGCAATGCTCAAATTTGCCCACAAGATCATGCGCGGCGAACCCATCGACGTCTACAACTACGGCAAACATCGTCGTGACTTCACCTATATCGACGATATCGTGGAAGGCGTCATCCGGGTGCTGGATCGTATTCCCCAGCCCAATCCTGATTGGGATAGCGATCACCCCGATTCGGCCACCAGCACTGCACCCTATCGACTCTATAACATTGGCAACAACAAACCTGAAGAGTTGATGCGTTATATCGAGCTACTCGAAGCGAGTCTTGGCAGGAAGGCCGAGCTCAACATGCTACCGCTGCAGGATGGGGATGTGGTTGCCACCTATGCGGATGTCTCTGATCTGATTGCAGACACGGGATACAAACCGGATACCAAACTTGAAGATGGTGTGGCCAACTTCGCGCAATGGTTTATGGATTACTACGACTATTGAGCAGGAAAAAAGCAGGCGGGGAGTGACCTTGGAGGCAGATGGGTCACAGTCCCCGCCAGACTAGCGCTTAACACGGAAACGACCAACCGTGAGCGTAGGGAGAGCGTAAGGTTTCTTGGCAAGTCAAACATTGACTTAGGTCAATAAACCATGATTAACACCAGGTTATTGGCTATGTAAATTGTAACAGGGGTGGAATTTAAATCCCCGGGATAGTTTGTCGATAGTTGCTAAGCCTCGGACTGAACCGTTCCGCCGAAGATTTCGAACAGGCGGGGTAAGAAGCGCCGAAACTCCAAACTCATCAGCGTGAATCTGCCATCGAATGCATCGGCCTCACTCTCAATCTGGTAATCTGCTGCCTGTTCCTGGATAAGATCAAGAAATTTCAAACGTTTGATAGACATATCCGCATCGATGACAAAGGACATATGCTGATCCCATTCAACAGCCAGTTTGACCACCTCCTTACCGGCCTCGATATGCGCCAATATTTCATCCGCGGTGAGATCCTGCCCCTTACATCGGAGTACACTCCCCTCTTCGCTGCGGTCCTGTAGTTCACAGCTGTCGAGCAGGGTGAAATCGCCGAATTGGTCAGGTCGCTTCAACCACTCCGTCATCACATAGGGCGGGGATGTGGCAACCTCCAGCGGCTTTACCGGCAGACTGCCCAGGCTTTCACGCAGCAGGGATATCAATGCTTCCGCCTTGTTGGCACTGGCTGCATCCACCAGGATCCAACCCTGCTGTTTGTCGATCATCGCAAATTGCCGTGTGTAGCGGCTGAACGCCTTGGGTAACAGTTGATGAAAAACCTCATCCCGTAGTTCACTCCGCTCCCTGCGCGCCACCTTTCGACCCTCCTCCTGCTGGATCTGATCAAGCTTTTCCTCCACGATCTCGTTGACAACGGCTGCAGGCAGTAGTTTGTCCTCCTGACGGGCACAAATCATTTGACAGCCACCGACCTCATGCACCAATACCTCCGATTGGCGGCCCAGGGGCGCGTCCCACCCCGTGCCAATCAGGTCATGGCTTCCGCAAGCTTGAAAACGCTTACCCTCCAGCTTCGCGGCAAGCGCTTCCTGGCTTAGATTGAAGGGTTGTTGCAGCAGATAGATACGGAGATTTTTAAACCACATTAGAGTTACCATTGTGTAAAACGAGGGGCGGATTATGGCGAACCGGGGACGACTAATCCAGCCTGCATGAGTGAAAAAGCGATTTGGGCACAGTTAGTAATGGCTATCCCCAGTGGCTCTGCCAACAACCTGGTTTATAGGTTGCTATTTGCTCGATTTCGATTAGTGTTAACATGCCCTAGTATGAACCTCACCCCCCATGCACAATATTCAACAGCGGAAAGAGCCACCTTGCTGGAGATCGCTGCCGCTTCCATCAAGCATGGACTGGAACAGGGCACACCCCTGCGGGTAACCGCATCGGACTATCCTGCAGATTTGCAGCAACATCGCGCCTGTTTCGTCACCCTGTCGCAGGGAGGCGCTCTGAGGGGATGCATCGGACACCTGGAAGCCCAAGCACCCATTGTTGAGGATGTGGCGGAAAATGCCTATGCGGCCGCCTTCCGTGATCCAAGATTCCCCCCGTTAACCGAGCGTGAGGCAGACAACCTTGAAATACATATCTCGGTTTTAACCCCGGCTGAGGCCATCGCCTTTGAGTCGGAACAGGAATTGATAGGGAAAATCAGGCCAGCTGTAGATGGCCTTATCCTGGTTGAGGGTCAGCGTCGGGGCACCTTTCTTCCCTCGGTGTGGGAATCTCTTCCGGAGACCCGCAATTTTCTCAGCCATCTTAAACAGAAAGCGGGTCTACCCGCCAACTACTGGTCAAGCACCCTTGAGGTCTATCGCTACGAGACAGAGTCGTTCAGCAATGGGTCATCCTGAGAGCAAATTCATAACCGGCTCAACTAATCACTTCCAGGGTCGCATTTTCCAATAGAGTTCTCTCCGCAACTGCTGCCATCGAGCCACAATGCATTCCCGAGTCTTGCCTTGTTCAAGCTGGCATCATCGATCCGGCTATTGGAGAGATCAGCAAAGCGAAGATCCGCACTACTCAAATCCGCACCCCTAAGATCGGCAAATTGGAGATTCACCCCCACCATGGCAGCGCCCTGCAGTTGTGCATGGCGAAGATCCCCATGACTCAGGTTGGCGTAGCGAAGATCCGCATTGCTCAAATCCGTAGTGCTCAATTTTGCCCGGCGTAACACGGCACTGTTCAGATTGGCACCGGCAAGGCTGGCCGCCCCCACGTCGAGATCTTGAATGAGGCAGTTTCGCCAATTCACCCCGGGAGCGGGTGGCGCACTGCAGGTGGAGTCATCGATCGCTTCCGGCATGCCATACCTGAGCGAATAGAGGACAACCCCACCGATGATCAATAGGGCGATTGTCAATGCGAGCAGGGGAAATCGCCTCTCCTGTCGGTTATCTCTGGCATCAGCCCGTTCACGGGCAGCCACCTTGGCCTGGGCCTCGGAATCACCTTCCTCCGCCCTCAATTGGAGTGGCACCACACTGGGTATTTGGCTGATTGCCTGCCATGACTGTTTATCGGGACTGATCTGATCCGACAACGCAAGCTCACCATCCAGTAAGAGGTGGCGGATTCTCGCACTGGTGAGTGGCCCCATAACCATATCATCGTGTTTCACGAACCAACTCTGTGGCTTATTTTGGCCTGTATCTTCCATCACTTCCTTATCTATCAACCTAGGGTCTGTTAACACTAATCCAATATGCCCTGCTGGGACTGTTTTTGTGTCCAGCAAGGCAGAATGAGCGTGGTGTAGCCCGGCTACATGAGCGAATGATAACGCCGCTGGGCGCAAAAACAGACCCAGCCCTTCGGGTTGCGCCTGAAAAAGCGCCACTCTGCGTTGCTCGTCGCTCATTTGGAATAACCAAACTACACTCCTCGCGCCTTGATTGGCGCTTTTTCAGGCACAACAGGTCATATTGGATTAGTGTTAACAGGCCCTAACACCTACCCTATCGGCCCGATGGGAAAGAAATGAACATCATCCTGCATGCTCGCATATAATGTTAGCAAGCGCCTGTGGAAAAGCAGGGTATGATCAAGTATTTGTTTAGGATCTCCGCAAGCCATGGAGATATTCGGGACTAAAATCCTACTACCACTACCGACCATCGAGCCTGGCAAATCCCTGTTAGAGCAGCTCCAGCCCGGGCAGATAGTACGGGGTACTGCGCTCAGCGAAAACGTAAACGGCAGCATGCGGCTGCAGATCGGTGTCACACGGCTGATCGCTCAAACCACATTGAGTGTGCCTACCGGCCAGGCCTTGACCCTGCAGGTGGAGAAAACAGGCAATCTCCCCGAATTACGTGTACTTACCCACCCCAGCATGGAGCAGGTCAAATCAGCCGCGCTGAAACAGGTGCTGCCACGACAACAGCCTCTACCCCAGCTGTTTCAGCATCTCACCCAGGTTGCAGGCGACTCAAACCGCGCTACTCCCCTACCACCAGCGGTAAAGCAGGCCGTGCAGAGTGTATTGCAGCGAATCGTACCCATAGAAGATCCCGGATTTAAGACCCAGCTCTTGCAAGCATTGCAGCTGAGCGGCACTCATACTGAGGCCCGGCTGATCAACAGACAAGTTAACAATAGTGATCTAAAACTCAACCTGCTACAGCTTATCGGACTTATTAAGCCCTTGATCAGCAATCCTTCAAACCCAATCAATCAACTGCTTTCATTACAACAGCAGGTGTTAAATCCGGCACAACCAGCCCCGGCCAATCCACCGGTCACCGCTCATGATGCCAGCCCGACCACCAAGCTGTTACTCGACTTGTTCAAGCATTTGGATGGTGCGATAGCTCGCATCCAAACCAATCAGCTCAGTTCCTTGCCGAGCGAGGATTCCACAAGGCAGGTTTGGCAATTTGAACTCCCCATACGTCATGAAAACAGTGTTGATCTGTTTCATTTCAGAATCAGCCGCGAGGATGTAAACAAGGGTGCCGAAGCAGCGCCCATGTGGAGCCTGACCTTGCATATGAATCTACCGCCTCTGGGCCCAATGAGGGTGAGGTTGGCGCTCTTAGATGAAACGATTTCAACCATCATATGGTCAGAAAAAACACATACGGCAGATTTGGTTAATCAACACCTTGACAAACTACGCGCCGGTCTCGAATCCACCGGCCTGGAGGTCAAGAAACTGGAGGCCTTTCAGGGGATCGCCGAGATTGAGAATGAACTGCCCAGCGAACAATCACTGTTGAATGAGCAGGCATGACTGATTATCAATCCAAAGATCCCGATCTCGCCATCGCCTTGAAATACGACGGGGAGAATGCGCCTCGCCTGACCGCAAAGGGTCGTGGGGATCTGGCGAATAGGATTCTTGCCTTGGCGGATGAGCATGCTGTACCGTTGCACGAGGATGCAGAACTGGCCGCCCTGCTCTCGCAAATTCCCTTGGGCGATGAAATTCCAGAAGCGCTCTACCGGGCTGTGGCGGAGGTAATAGCCTTTGCCTACCTGCTCTCTGGTAAGATGCCACCAGGTTATGAGGATGTTTTATAATCAACCAAACACTTGCAGTAGAGATTCACAATTGATGCGCAAGCCATGCTGCCCGAAAACAGAGGAAGTCAAACAATGAGAAGTGCGATATTAAAAATTGTAGTCCTGCTGGCACTGCTGTCATCCCTGCAACTCTATGCCGCAGATGGTAACACTGAACAGCAAAAGCAGGCCGCCACGACCACAACTCATACCAAACAATACAGCAGCCAACCCGCCAATAGCGGACAACTCAGCCGCAAATGCGCCATCTACTCCGGTATCTGCCCCATGGGCCGTACGGCAAAAGTCGGGGATTACTGTATCTGCCATACACCATCCGGTCCGATTCATGGTGTAGTCATACCCTAGATATCGGGTTGCCGGTCCAGAATCGGTTGTCGACCAACCCGGCTGATTCCAGTCGGTAAATCCAGTTGTTGGTTACTACTAACATTACTCATAGCGCGCCTTTATCGAATTCTAACAGAAACGATAGATATCTAAATCAGAAGCGTGGTTTTGACAGTAATTTAGTTACTGTTTGGGAGATTAAAATATTAACTTATGTTAACTGCATCCAATCGCAGTGTTTTGGCGGCGACGGCGATTCATACCGGCTCAGGAACAGGTTTACTTCTCTCGTTGTGAATGTTCGTCACTCTCTTTCTGTTCACGTGTATCAGCAATCTTTTTTTCCTGTTCACGAAAGCGATCAACGGCCTTGTTTAGCGCTTGAGTACGACTGTGTTTTTTCTTCCAGACACTCTTTGAACTGCTGTGATTGACAATGCTTGCCGCCACCACCTCTTGTTGCTGATTTATCGCCTGGTCAAGTTTGGCGAGAAATGCACGGTACTCCTGTAACTGAGTGGCGCTCATTCCCTCCCTTGCCATTTGTTTGAAGCGATCCAGATACTCCTGGTGGTATTGCTTTAGCTGCTCCAGCTTTGCTTCTTCCTGTTGCAGGCTTTTCTTGGCCTGTCCCATCACCCGCGCTGCCTTCTGCTCCTTTGTATGAGCAAATCGTTGAACCGGTTTGAGCCGTTTTGATGGGGACATATTCTATGACATCCAATTATTGTTCGATTGGTTGGGGTAGATTAAGCCCCTCAGGTATCTCTATATCATCCATATCTTCCGCAGGAAACAGGGCTTCTAGGTCCTCCATGCTCTGCTCGAGAGTTACCCTGGTATTCATATCCTGTCGTAGGAACTGGCTCAAGGCGGGCATTGCAGAGATAGCAATATCAATCTGCTCATCACTACCTGCTTCATAAGCGCCAACACTGATCAAATCACGATTTTGTTGATAGATAGAGTATAGATGTTTAAACGAACGAGCGGCATCTTGATGGCTGTAGCTGGTGACATCATTCATTGCGCGACTGATTGAGGCCTCGATATCAATCGCCGGATAGTGACCGGCGTCGGCCAAGCGACGGGATAACACGAAATGTCCATCGAGTATTGCCCGGGCAGCATCGGCAATGGGATCGTTTTGATCATCGCCCTCGGTGAGTACGGTATAAAAGGCGGTAATCGATCCACCACCTTTGTCTCCGTTTCCGGCTCTTTCCACCAACTGCGGCATCTTGGCGAAAACAGAGGGCGGGTAACCCTTGGTTGCCGGAGGTTCATGGATCGCCAGGGCAATCTCCCGTTGTGCCTGGGCAAACCGGGTCAATGAATCCAT comes from the Candidatus Thiodiazotropha sp. CDECU1 genome and includes:
- a CDS encoding pentapeptide repeat-containing protein; this encodes MKHDDMVMGPLTSARIRHLLLDGELALSDQISPDKQSWQAISQIPSVVPLQLRAEEGDSEAQAKVAARERADARDNRQERRFPLLALTIALLIIGGVVLYSLRYGMPEAIDDSTCSAPPAPGVNWRNCLIQDLDVGAASLAGANLNSAVLRRAKLSTTDLSNADLRYANLSHGDLRHAQLQGAAMVGVNLQFADLRGADLSSADLRFADLSNSRIDDASLNKARLGNALWLDGSSCGENSIGKCDPGSD
- the amrA gene encoding AmmeMemoRadiSam system protein A is translated as MNLTPHAQYSTAERATLLEIAAASIKHGLEQGTPLRVTASDYPADLQQHRACFVTLSQGGALRGCIGHLEAQAPIVEDVAENAYAAAFRDPRFPPLTEREADNLEIHISVLTPAEAIAFESEQELIGKIRPAVDGLILVEGQRRGTFLPSVWESLPETRNFLSHLKQKAGLPANYWSSTLEVYRYETESFSNGSS
- the fliK gene encoding flagellar hook-length control protein FliK, with amino-acid sequence MEIFGTKILLPLPTIEPGKSLLEQLQPGQIVRGTALSENVNGSMRLQIGVTRLIAQTTLSVPTGQALTLQVEKTGNLPELRVLTHPSMEQVKSAALKQVLPRQQPLPQLFQHLTQVAGDSNRATPLPPAVKQAVQSVLQRIVPIEDPGFKTQLLQALQLSGTHTEARLINRQVNNSDLKLNLLQLIGLIKPLISNPSNPINQLLSLQQQVLNPAQPAPANPPVTAHDASPTTKLLLDLFKHLDGAIARIQTNQLSSLPSEDSTRQVWQFELPIRHENSVDLFHFRISREDVNKGAEAAPMWSLTLHMNLPPLGPMRVRLALLDETISTIIWSEKTHTADLVNQHLDKLRAGLESTGLEVKKLEAFQGIAEIENELPSEQSLLNEQA
- the rdgC gene encoding recombination-associated protein RdgC, whose amino-acid sequence is MWFKNLRIYLLQQPFNLSQEALAAKLEGKRFQACGSHDLIGTGWDAPLGRQSEVLVHEVGGCQMICARQEDKLLPAAVVNEIVEEKLDQIQQEEGRKVARRERSELRDEVFHQLLPKAFSRYTRQFAMIDKQQGWILVDAASANKAEALISLLRESLGSLPVKPLEVATSPPYVMTEWLKRPDQFGDFTLLDSCELQDRSEEGSVLRCKGQDLTADEILAHIEAGKEVVKLAVEWDQHMSFVIDADMSIKRLKFLDLIQEQAADYQIESEADAFDGRFTLMSLEFRRFLPRLFEIFGGTVQSEA
- a CDS encoding NAD-dependent epimerase, which translates into the protein MRVLITGGAGFIGSALAIRLLDRGDEVISIDCLNDYYDVALKKARLARTLDHPNFTDLRLELEDRKGMAEAFSKYKPEMVVNLAAQAGVRYSIENPLAYVDSNLVGFGHILEGCRNHDVKHLVYASSSSVYGANTSMPFSVHDNVDHPVSLYAATKKANELMAHTYSHLYRIPTTGLRFFTVYGPWSRPDMAMLKFAHKIMRGEPIDVYNYGKHRRDFTYIDDIVEGVIRVLDRIPQPNPDWDSDHPDSATSTAPYRLYNIGNNKPEELMRYIELLEASLGRKAELNMLPLQDGDVVATYADVSDLIADTGYKPDTKLEDGVANFAQWFMDYYDY
- a CDS encoding EscU/YscU/HrcU family type III secretion system export apparatus switch protein, with product MTDYQSKDPDLAIALKYDGENAPRLTAKGRGDLANRILALADEHAVPLHEDAELAALLSQIPLGDEIPEALYRAVAEVIAFAYLLSGKMPPGYEDVL
- the fliJ gene encoding flagellar export protein FliJ, with product MSPSKRLKPVQRFAHTKEQKAARVMGQAKKSLQQEEAKLEQLKQYHQEYLDRFKQMAREGMSATQLQEYRAFLAKLDQAINQQQEVVAASIVNHSSSKSVWKKKHSRTQALNKAVDRFREQEKKIADTREQKESDEHSQREK